A genome region from Littorina saxatilis isolate snail1 unplaced genomic scaffold, US_GU_Lsax_2.0 scaffold_1345, whole genome shotgun sequence includes the following:
- the LOC138956799 gene encoding uncharacterized protein has translation MMMLVWVMFTTINLMTLQEMFLDLDDDGDKCMSWDEFSDVFKKKDPKKVQQSELMDCFKNMDKDGSGRLTVDEIKEAYINLGIRYTDESLQGTIDNADVDGDGKVGYEEFLKAWGS, from the exons ATGATGATGCTTGTGTGGGTGATGTTCACCACAATCAATCTGATGACCTTGCAGGAGATGTTCCTGGACCTGGATGACGACGGCGACAAATGCATGTCTTGGGACGAGTTCTCCGACGTCTTCAAGAAGAAGGACCCTAAGAAAGTGCA GCAGAGCGAGCTGATGGATTGCTTCAAGAATATGGACAAGGACGGATCGGGGCGCCTGACCGTGGACGAGATCAAGGAAGCCTACATCAACCTGGGCATCAGGTACACCGACGAAAGCCTGCAGGGCACCATAGACAACGCTGACGTGGATGGAGACGGCAAGGTCGGCTACGAGGAGTTCCTCAAGGCGTGGGGCTCGTAG